In the Sediminibacter sp. Hel_I_10 genome, one interval contains:
- a CDS encoding sigma-54 dependent transcriptional regulator: MPKILVIEDEAAIRRVLVKILSEENDSYEVDEAEDGLVGIEKIKKEDYDLVLCDIKMPKMDGVEVLEAAKKIKPETPMVMISGHGDLDTAVNTMRLGAFDYISKPPDLNRLLNTVRIALDTQTLVVENKMLKKKVDKKYQMIGDSDAIAHIKDMIEKVAATDARVLITGPNGTGKELVAHWLHQKSERSKGPLIEVNCAAIPSELIESELFGHVKGAFTSAVKDRAGKFEAANSGTIFLDEIGDMSLSAQAKVLRALQENKIQRVGNDKDIKVDVRVVAATNKDLKTEISEGRFREDLYHRLAVILIKVPALNDRREDIPLLIDYFTSKIAEEQGTAKKNFSEKATKMLQEYDWTGNIRELRNVVERLIILGEPEVSESDVNMFASK, encoded by the coding sequence ATGCCAAAAATATTAGTAATAGAAGATGAAGCCGCCATTAGACGCGTGTTAGTAAAGATTCTTTCTGAGGAAAATGACAGCTATGAAGTTGACGAGGCAGAAGACGGTCTTGTAGGGATAGAAAAAATAAAAAAAGAAGATTACGACCTGGTCCTTTGCGACATCAAGATGCCTAAAATGGATGGCGTTGAAGTCCTAGAGGCTGCAAAAAAGATAAAGCCAGAAACACCCATGGTGATGATCTCTGGCCATGGCGATCTTGATACTGCTGTAAATACAATGCGTTTGGGCGCTTTTGATTACATATCCAAACCGCCAGATTTAAATAGATTACTCAATACGGTGAGAATTGCACTTGATACCCAAACCTTGGTCGTTGAGAACAAGATGCTCAAGAAAAAAGTAGACAAGAAATACCAAATGATAGGGGACAGTGATGCCATTGCCCATATCAAGGATATGATAGAAAAGGTTGCGGCTACTGATGCTCGTGTATTGATTACAGGACCTAATGGTACCGGAAAAGAGTTGGTGGCCCATTGGTTACATCAAAAAAGTGAACGCTCTAAAGGCCCCTTAATTGAGGTCAATTGTGCTGCCATTCCTTCAGAACTTATAGAAAGTGAATTGTTTGGCCACGTTAAAGGAGCCTTTACAAGTGCGGTAAAAGACCGCGCAGGAAAATTTGAGGCTGCCAATAGCGGAACTATTTTTTTAGACGAAATCGGGGACATGAGCCTTTCGGCTCAGGCTAAAGTATTACGAGCATTACAAGAAAATAAAATTCAGCGGGTTGGTAATGATAAAGACATTAAGGTTGATGTTAGAGTGGTTGCAGCTACCAATAAAGACTTAAAAACTGAAATTTCCGAAGGCCGTTTTAGAGAAGACCTCTATCACAGATTGGCAGTAATTCTTATTAAAGTGCCTGCGTTAAACGATAGGCGTGAAGACATCCCGTTACTCATTGATTATTTTACGAGTAAAATTGCTGAAGAGCAAGGAACGGCTAAGAAAAACTTTTCAGAAAAAGCCACTAAAATGCTTCAAGAATATGACTGGACGGGTAATATTCGAGAACTTCGAAACGTAGTGGAACGTCTCATTATTCTTGGAGAACCAGAAGTAAGTGAGTCTGATGTTAATATGTTTGCCTCTAAGTAA